A stretch of the Clavibacter sp. B3I6 genome encodes the following:
- a CDS encoding GrpB family protein, translating to MIRLEEHRPAWAEAFRAEAERIRRAAGDALTAVEHIGSTAVPGLRAKPILDLAAEAAPGVDPFGLDATLRPLGYVQHRTGPRNHGVHVRVAGGARTRILHIFAAEAWATCPQRLFRDRLLRDPDARRRYDVLKAGLAGTSADGRAYTAGKQELVEELVNAERADRGLPPVRVGDK from the coding sequence ATGATCCGCCTCGAGGAGCACCGCCCGGCGTGGGCGGAGGCGTTCCGGGCCGAGGCCGAGCGGATCCGGCGTGCGGCGGGCGACGCGCTCACGGCCGTCGAGCACATCGGCAGCACCGCCGTTCCGGGCCTCCGCGCGAAGCCGATCCTCGACCTCGCGGCCGAGGCGGCCCCCGGCGTGGACCCGTTCGGCCTCGACGCGACGCTGCGGCCGCTGGGCTACGTGCAGCACCGCACGGGTCCGCGGAACCACGGCGTGCACGTGCGCGTGGCGGGCGGCGCGCGGACCCGCATCCTCCACATCTTCGCGGCGGAGGCCTGGGCGACCTGCCCGCAGCGGCTGTTCCGCGACCGCCTGCTGCGCGATCCGGATGCGCGGCGTCGCTACGACGTGCTCAAGGCCGGGCTCGCGGGGACCTCGGCGGACGGCCGCGCCTACACGGCGGGGAAGCAGGAGCTCGTGGAGGAGCTGGTGAACGCGGAGCGAGCGGACCGCGGCCTCCCCCCGGTGCGGGTCGGCGACAAGTGA